In one window of Brassica rapa cultivar Chiifu-401-42 chromosome A07, CAAS_Brap_v3.01, whole genome shotgun sequence DNA:
- the LOC103829556 gene encoding serine/threonine-protein kinase SRK2I isoform X1, protein MDRAAAVGTGPMDMPIMHDSDRYDFVKDIGSGNFGVARLMRDKVTKELVAVKYIERGDKIDENVQREIINHRSLRHPNIVRFREVILTPTHLAIIMEYASGGELYERICNAGRFSEDEARFFFQQLISGVSYCHAMQICHRDLKLENTLLDGSPAPRLKICDFGYSKSSVLHSQPKSTVGTPAYIAPEVLLRQEYDGKIADVWSCGVTLYVMLVGAYPFEDPDEPRDYRKTIQRILSVKYAIPEDVRISPECCHLISRIFVADPATRISIPEIKNHAWFLKNLPADLIEESNTGSQFQEPEQPMQSLDTIMQIISEATIPAVRNRCLDDFMTDNLDLDDDMDDFDSESEIDIDSSGEIVYAL, encoded by the exons ATGGATCGAGCAGCAGCGGTGGGCACAGGACCGATGGATATGCCGATTATGCACGACAGTGATCGTTACGACTTCGTTAAAGATATTGGGTCTGGTAACTTCGGAGTAGCTCGTCTCATGAGAGATAAAGTCACAAAGGAGCTCGTTGCTGTTAAGTACATCGAGCGCGGAGACAAG ATAGATGAGAATGTTCAGAGGGAAATAATAAACCACAGGTCACTCAGGCATCCTAATATTGTCAGATTTAGAGAG GTCATTTTAACACCGACTCATTTGGCTATTATAATGGAATATGCTTCTGGTGGTGAGCTTTATGAGCGCATTTGCAATGCTGGACGGTTTAGCGAGGATGAG GCTCGGTTCTTCTTTCAGCAGCTTATATCTGGAGTCAGCTATTGTCATGCCATG CAAATTTGCCATCGCGACCTGAAGCTGGAGAACACATTGTTGGATGGAAGTCCTGCACCTCGCTTAAAAATATGTGATTTTGGTTACTCAAAG TCTTCTGTTCTTCACTCGCAACCAAAGTCAACTGTTGGCACTCCTGCTTACATTGCACCAGAGGTACTACTTCGTCAGGAATATGATGGCAAG ATTGCAGATGTATG GTCGTGTGGTGTAACCTTATACGTCATGTTGGTTGGAGCTTATCCATTCGAAGATCCAGACGAGCCTAGAGACTATCGTAAGACTATACAGAGAATCCTTAGCGTTAAATACGCGATCCCTGAAGACGTAAGGATCTCACCTGAATGCTGTCATCTCATTTCAAGAATCTTCGTTGCTGATCCCGCTACT AGGATTAGCATACCGGAGATCAAGAACCATGCTTGGTTCTTGAAGAACCTTCCAGCTGATTTGATAGAGGAGAGCAACACGGGGAGCCAGTTTCAGGAACCTGAGCAACCGATGCAGAGCCTTGACACGATCATGCAAATCATCTCTGAAGCCACGATTCCCGCTGTGAGGAACCGCTGCCTAGACGATTTCATGACGGACAATCTTGATCTTGATGATGACATGGATGACTTTGATTCCGAGTCTGAGATCGATATTGACAGTAGCGGAGAGATAGTTTATGCTCTGTGA
- the LOC103829556 gene encoding serine/threonine-protein kinase SRK2I isoform X2, whose amino-acid sequence MDRAAAVGTGPMDMPIMHDSDRYDFVKDIGSGNFGVARLMRDKVTKELVAVKYIERGDKIDENVQREIINHRSLRHPNIVRFREVILTPTHLAIIMEYASGGELYERICNAGRFSEDEARFFFQQLISGVSYCHAMQICHRDLKLENTLLDGSPAPRLKICDFGYSKSSVLHSQPKSTVGTPAYIAPEVLLRQEYDGKIADVWSCGVTLYVMLVGAYPFEDPDEPRDYRKTIQRILSVKYAIPEDVRISPECCHLISRIFVADPATRISIPEIKNHAWFLKNLPADLIEESNTGSQFQEPEQPMQSLDTIMQIISEATIPAVRNRCLDDFMTDNLDLDDDMDDFDSESEIDIDSSGEIVYAL is encoded by the exons ATGGATCGAGCAGCAGCGGTGGGCACAGGACCGATGGATATGCCGATTATGCACGACAGTGATCGTTACGACTTCGTTAAAGATATTGGGTCTGGTAACTTCGGAGTAGCTCGTCTCATGAGAGATAAAGTCACAAAGGAGCTCGTTGCTGTTAAGTACATCGAGCGCGGAGACAAG ATAGATGAGAATGTTCAGAGGGAAATAATAAACCACAGGTCACTCAGGCATCCTAATATTGTCAGATTTAGAGAG GTCATTTTAACACCGACTCATTTGGCTATTATAATGGAATATGCTTCTGGTGGTGAGCTTTATGAGCGCATTTGCAATGCTGGACGGTTTAGCGAGGATGAG GCTCGGTTCTTCTTTCAGCAGCTTATATCTGGAGTCAGCTATTGTCATGCCATG CAAATTTGCCATCGCGACCTGAAGCTGGAGAACACATTGTTGGATGGAAGTCCTGCACCTCGCTTAAAAATATGTGATTTTGGTTACTCAAAG TCTTCTGTTCTTCACTCGCAACCAAAGTCAACTGTTGGCACTCCTGCTTACATTGCACCAGAGGTACTACTTCGTCAGGAATATGATGGCAAG ATTGCAGATGTATGGTCGTGTG GTGTAACCTTATACGTCATGTTGGTTGGAGCTTATCCATTCGAAGATCCAGACGAGCCTAGAGACTATCGTAAGACTATACAGAGAATCCTTAGCGTTAAATACGCGATCCCTGAAGACGTAAGGATCTCACCTGAATGCTGTCATCTCATTTCAAGAATCTTCGTTGCTGATCCCGCTACT AGGATTAGCATACCGGAGATCAAGAACCATGCTTGGTTCTTGAAGAACCTTCCAGCTGATTTGATAGAGGAGAGCAACACGGGGAGCCAGTTTCAGGAACCTGAGCAACCGATGCAGAGCCTTGACACGATCATGCAAATCATCTCTGAAGCCACGATTCCCGCTGTGAGGAACCGCTGCCTAGACGATTTCATGACGGACAATCTTGATCTTGATGATGACATGGATGACTTTGATTCCGAGTCTGAGATCGATATTGACAGTAGCGGAGAGATAGTTTATGCTCTGTGA
- the LOC103829557 gene encoding LOB domain-containing protein 36, which produces MASSSSPCAACKFLRRKCTQECVFAPYFPPDNPQKFSYVHKVFGASNVAKLLNEIAANQREDAVNSLFYEAEARLRDPVYGCVGLISILQHRHKQLQQDLENAKKELAAYVGPQAMLPILQTQHHPQPHSMSLPPQPQRPSSSSSSASVLTQQQQLHHNLFPMMAIPTGQLYHQQQQNIFEAQQLAAVNAVAREQQQQQNELFRAFGAGGGSNTSPNHHHQNQPQVEVLRFDNGFDFVPTGSVTVTGFNQLSSSGTTVTGMSPSLALGGNFVDSPPTNDSYHTEQQLHHHHQKQQHHEAQLFIPTQSSQPLPLQTQETQTQSNSESEEGRRSIIDSSR; this is translated from the coding sequence ATGGCGTCTTCAAGCTCTCCATGCGCAGCTTGTAAGTTCCTAAGGAGAAAATGCACACAAGAGTGTGTATTCGCTCCATATTTCCCTCCAGATAACCCTCAAAAATTCTCTTATGTTCACAAAGTCTTCGGTGCAAGTAATGTCGCTAAGCTTCTCAACGAGATTGCCGCTAACCAAAGAGAAGACGCGGTTAACTCTCTTTTCTACGAAGCCGAAGCTCGACTCCGCGACCCTGTGTATGGTTGCGTAGGTTTAATCTCGATCCTTCAACATCGGCATAAACAGCTTCAACAAGATCTTGAAAACGCCAAGAAAGAACTCGCTGCTTACGTTGGTCCTCAAGCTATGCTTCCTATTCTCCAAACGCAGCATCATCCTCAACCGCATTCCATGTCTCTACCGCCGCAGCCGCAGCGACcgtcttcctcctcttcttcagcGTCTGTGCTGACTCAGCAGCAGCAACTGCATCATAACTTGTTTCCAATGATGGCTATTCCAACTGGACAACTGTACCATCAGCAACAGCAAAATATTTTTGAGGCTCAGCAACTAGCTGCGGTTAATGCGGTTGCGAgagagcagcagcagcagcagaatGAATTGTTTAGAGCGTTTGGAGCAGGAGGAGGAAGTAACACTAGtccaaatcatcatcatcaaaaccAACCTCAAGTTGAGGTTTTGAGGTTTGATAATGGTTTTGACTTTGTACCGACCGGTTCAGTTACAGTAACCGGATTTAATCAATTAAGCTCCAGCGGTACAACCGTAACCGGAATGTCACCGTCTTTGGCTCTTGGTGGTAACTTTGTTGATAGTCCTCCCACGAATGATAGTTATCATACGGAGCAGCAattacatcatcatcatcaaaagcAGCAACATCATGAGGCTCAGTTGTTCATACCTACACAATCTTCCCAACCGCTACCACTTCAAACGCAGGAGACTCAGACGCAGTCAAATTCAGAGAGCGAGGAGGGTAGAAGGAGTATCATTGATTCATCTCgttag